One Denticeps clupeoides chromosome 10, fDenClu1.1, whole genome shotgun sequence genomic window carries:
- the LOC114798728 gene encoding oxidation resistance protein 1-like isoform X1: MLKMSLVSHLRKSRTLHRRTKDDEDDEDFCVVEWDGDGDLWGASGPLMRADLCKNRAQSCGSTEEEEDEDFHIVEWDCVGPQECSSGLWSESDQTGQDMVTDELILNNPSQLLHINQIQQLSRYLPDALIQCTWTLVYNTFSHGTSLSTLYRTMADHDCCTLVIIRDNHEQVFGAFCTAPLKISSLYYGTGQSFLYSFAPHLEVYKWTFTNSYFIKGSKEYLAFGGGGGHFGLWLCGDLNRGRSQKCETFNNDLLSFTEDFFIDAVEVWALV; this comes from the exons ATGCTGAAAATGTCCTTG GTCAGCCACCTCCGCAAAAGCAGGACGCTGCACCGCAGGACcaaggatgatgaagatgacgaAGACTTCTGCGTGGTTGAGTGGGACGGCGATGGAGACCTGTGGGGTGCTTCTGGCCCACTGATGCGTGCTGATTTGTGCAAAAACAGGGCACAGAGCTGTGGGTccacagaggaggaagaagatgaagacTTCCACATTGTCGAGTGGGACTGCGTCGGGCCACAGGAATGCAGCAGTGGGCTGTGGAGTGAATCTGATCAGACCGGCCAGGACATGGTCACTGATGAGTTAATCCTCAATAACCCTAGCCAACTGCTGCATATCAACCAGATACAGCAG CTATCCAGGTACCTTCCAGATGCACTGATCCAGTGTACGTGGACACTGGTTTACAACACCTTCAGTCACGGCACCAGTCTGAGCACCCTGTACCGGACCATGGCTGACCACGACTGCTGCACACTCGTGATCATCAGAGACAACCATGAGCAG GTGTTTGGGGCCTTCTGCACAGCTCCCCTGAAAATCAGCTCGCTGTACTACGGCACAGGGCAGTCCTTCCTGTACTCATTCGCACCACACCTCGAG GTTTACAAATGGACGTTCACCAACTCCTACTTCATTAAAGGAAGCAAGGAATATCTAGCatttggaggaggagg tggTCACTTTGGGCTCTGGCTCTGCGGGGACCTGAACCGTGGCAGGAGTCAGAAATGTGAAACCTTCAACAATGACCTCCTGTCCTTCACTGAAGACTTCTTTATTGATGCGGTTGAAGTATGGGCTCTTGTCTGA
- the LOC114798728 gene encoding oxidation resistance protein 1-like isoform X2 translates to MRADLCKNRAQSCGSTEEEEDEDFHIVEWDCVGPQECSSGLWSESDQTGQDMVTDELILNNPSQLLHINQIQQLSRYLPDALIQCTWTLVYNTFSHGTSLSTLYRTMADHDCCTLVIIRDNHEQVFGAFCTAPLKISSLYYGTGQSFLYSFAPHLEVYKWTFTNSYFIKGSKEYLAFGGGGGHFGLWLCGDLNRGRSQKCETFNNDLLSFTEDFFIDAVEVWALV, encoded by the exons ATGCGTGCTGATTTGTGCAAAAACAGGGCACAGAGCTGTGGGTccacagaggaggaagaagatgaagacTTCCACATTGTCGAGTGGGACTGCGTCGGGCCACAGGAATGCAGCAGTGGGCTGTGGAGTGAATCTGATCAGACCGGCCAGGACATGGTCACTGATGAGTTAATCCTCAATAACCCTAGCCAACTGCTGCATATCAACCAGATACAGCAG CTATCCAGGTACCTTCCAGATGCACTGATCCAGTGTACGTGGACACTGGTTTACAACACCTTCAGTCACGGCACCAGTCTGAGCACCCTGTACCGGACCATGGCTGACCACGACTGCTGCACACTCGTGATCATCAGAGACAACCATGAGCAG GTGTTTGGGGCCTTCTGCACAGCTCCCCTGAAAATCAGCTCGCTGTACTACGGCACAGGGCAGTCCTTCCTGTACTCATTCGCACCACACCTCGAG GTTTACAAATGGACGTTCACCAACTCCTACTTCATTAAAGGAAGCAAGGAATATCTAGCatttggaggaggagg tggTCACTTTGGGCTCTGGCTCTGCGGGGACCTGAACCGTGGCAGGAGTCAGAAATGTGAAACCTTCAACAATGACCTCCTGTCCTTCACTGAAGACTTCTTTATTGATGCGGTTGAAGTATGGGCTCTTGTCTGA
- the kcnk15 gene encoding potassium channel subfamily K member 15, which translates to MKKQNVRTLSLILCMFSYLLVGAAVFDALESESEGSRKRVLEQKRSEMKRKYSFSEEDYREIERLILQAEPHRAGRQWKFAGSFYFAITVITTIGYGHAAPGTDAGKVFCMFYAVLGIPLTLVMFQSLGERMNTFMRHLLSRAKRCLGFRRTEVSMENMVLVGFLSCLGTLCVGAAAFSHFEGWTFFHAYYYCFITLTTIGFGDFVALQKKGDLQEKTPYVAFSFMYILLGLTVIGAFLNLVVLRFLTMNSEDERRDAEDRASVKRGRNLVAMAGGREGRSRSHSALFLPMEEGTSCINLIPLPADERDGHDPRGARGPGLYLRPPLPQDRPRKESRLGSLCSCMCYQLGLCDSPPPSRHGHSGCHVSSVLYNSISYRIQGGSCSPRDNTGLSSPGSTLSPGHSFREYPRLRRKSV; encoded by the exons ATGAAGAAGCAGAACGTCCGGACCCTGTCCCTGATCCTCTGCATGTTCTCCTACCTGCTGGTGGGCGCCGCCGTCTTCGACGCGCTGGAGTCCGAGTCCGAGGGCTCCCGCAAGCGCGTCCTGGAGCAGAAGCGCAGCGAGATGAAGCGGAAGTACAGCTTCTCCGAGGAGGACTACCGCGAGATCGAGCGGCTGATCCTGCAGGCCGAGCCGCACCGCGCCGGCAGGCAGTGGAAATTCGCGGGCTCCTTTTACTTCGCCATCACCGTCATAACCACCATAG GTTACGGCCATGCGGCCCCGGGAACCGACGCCGGGAAGGTGTTCTGCATGTTCTACGCGGTGCTGGGGATCCCCCTGACCCTGGTGATGTTCCAGAGTCTAGGAGAGAGGATGAACACGTTCATGCGCCACCTGCTCAGCAGGGCCAAGCGCTGCCTGGGCTTCCGTCGCACTGAGGTCTCCATGGAGAACATGGTGCTGGTGGGCTTCCTGTCGTGCCTGGGGACCCTTTGTGTGGGCGCGGCGGCCTTCTCGCATTTCGAGGGCTGGACGTTCTTCCACGCATACTACTACTGCTTCATTACACTCACGACTATTGGTTTCGGGGACTTTGTGGCTCTGCAGAAGAAGGGGGACCTGCAGGAGAAAACGCCTTACGTGGCGTTCAGCTTCATGTACATCCTGCTGGGCCTGACGGTGATCGGGGCCTTCCTGAACCTGGTGGTGCTGCGCTTCCTCACCATGAACAGCGAGGACGAGCGCAGGGATGCGGAGGATCGGGCCTCAGTCAAGAGGGGCCGCAACCTCGTCGCCATGGCCGGCGGCCGCGAAGGGCGCAGCCGGAGCCACAGCGCCCTGTTCCTGCCCATGGAAGAGGGCACCAGCTGCATCAACCTCATCCCCCTGCCGGCGGACGAGCGGGACGGCCACGACCCCCGCGGGGCCCGCGGGCCCGGACTCTACCTGAGGCCCCCGCTGCCCCAGGACCGGCCGCGGAAGGAGTCTCGCCTCGGCTCGCTCTGCTCCTGCATGTGCTATCAGCTGGGGCTGTGTGACAGCCCGCCGCCCTCCCGGCACGGACACTCGGGCTGCCACGTCAGCTCCGTCCTCTACAACTCCATCTCCTACCGGATCCAGGGCGGCTCCTGCAGTCCCAGGGACAACACGGGCCTCTCCTCCCCGGGTAGCACCCTCTCCCCCGGCCACAGCTTCAGGGAGTACCCCCGCTTGCGGCGGAAGTCGGTGTAG